The DNA sequence TGGCACGGACGATGAATTCATCCCTGCCACGATCATCGGCGATTATGCCGGGGCGGCGGATGGCGACGGCTTCTTTTGCCTGAATTTCCGCGCCGACCGCGCGCGTGAGATCATGGCGGCGCTGGCTGATCCGCAGTTCGATTCCTTCGACGCGACGGCGCGGCCCCGGTGGGCGGCCTGCATGGGGATGGCGCAATATTCTGAGGCCCATGCGGCCTATATGACTACCATGTACAAGAAGCCCGAGCTGCCGAACACGCTGGGGGCCTGGGTGGCGCAGCAGGGCAAGCGCCAGTTTCGGCTGGCGGAAACCGAAAAATACCCCCATGTCACCTTCTTTCTGAACGGGGGCGAGGAAACGGCGTCGCAGGGCGAGGACCGGTACATGCCGAAGTCCCCGAACGTAGCGACCTACGACCAGCAGCCTCAGATGTCGGCGGGCGAGGTGACAGAGCATTTCGTGCGCGCGATCAGGGAAGGCTACGACCTGATCGTGGTGAACTATGCGAATCCTGACATGGTAGGCCATACCGGCGATCTTGATGCCGCGATTGCCGCCTGCGAAGCTGTGGACGCGGGGCTGGCGCAGGTGATGGATGCGCTGGAGGCAGCGGGCGGCGCACTGATCCTGACTGCCGACCACGGGAACTGTGAAACCATGATTGACCCCGACACCGGCGGCGCGCACACGGCGCATACGCTGAACCCGGTGCCTGTGGCTGTGGTCGGTGCCGGGCCGGATGCGCGGTTGGCCAGTGGCCGTTTGGCCGATCTTGCGCCCACGGTGCTGCACCTCATGGGATTGCCGCAACCCCAGGAGATGACGGGGAAAAGCCTGCTGTCATGATCCGCGCGTTTGCCCTTCTGCTGCTCATCTGGCCCTGGGCCGGTTTCGCCCAGACAGCCGCGATGACCGAAGCGCGGGCCGCTGCGAAGGAGCTGGAGGCCGCCGCGGCGATGCTGGACAAGGCAGAGGGCGCCCGTGACCGTGTGCAGGCATTGACCGAAACGATCCAGGCCTATGAAAAGGGCCTCGGCGCGATGCGCGACGGGCTTCGGCAGGCCGCCATCAACGAGGCGCAGCTGTCGAAAAAGCTGCAGTCGCGCGATGGCGAGGTCGCTCAGCTCTTCGGGGTTTTGCAAAGCATCGGAGGCAACCCGTCTCCGACCGCTTTTCTCCACCCGGACGGGCCGGTTGGGACCGCCCGCGCGGGCATGCTGCTGGCCGAGCTGTCTCCGGCGCTGAACCGGCAGGCCGATGCGCTGCGGCGTGACCTTGAGGATGTAAAGACCTTGCGGTTGCTGCAGGTGGACGCCGCGGAGCGTCTGCAGAACGGGTTGACCCAGGTGCAGGCGGCGCGGACCGAGCTGAACCAGGCGATGGCCAACCGGACGGACCTGCCCATGCGGTTTACCGCCGACCCGGTGCGCACCGCGATCCTTATCGCGTCCACCGAGACATTGGACGGTTTCGCATCGGGCCTGTCCGAGATCGTGACCGACGAGGTCGAACCGGCACCGGTGAGCCTGAAAGGCCGGATCGGTGAGCTGGCCTTGCCAGTGCAGGGGCTGATACTGCGCCGTGCCGGACAGGCGGATGCGGCGGGGGTGAAGCGCCCCGGCATCATCATGGCCACCCGTGCGCGTGCGATCGTCACCAGCCCGACCGCCGCCACCATACGCTATACCGGACCGCTTCTGGATTTCGGCAATGTCGTGATCCTCGAACCCGAAGCGCGGACATTGTTTGTGCTTGCCGGGCTTGAAGTGGTCTATGGCGAGGCGGGCCAGGTCATCGCCGCAGGCACGCCGATCGGACTGATGGGCCAGACGGGTGCGGGCGGCGCGACGGAAAGTGGAGCGCAATTGTCACCCGATCGTGATGCCTCTGGCACTGACCGCACTGAAACGCTCTATATAGAAGTAAGACGAGACAACATTCCAC is a window from the Sulfitobacter sp. THAF37 genome containing:
- the gpmI gene encoding 2,3-bisphosphoglycerate-independent phosphoglycerate mutase, with the translated sequence MNVPKPVVLCILDGWGVREDRTGNAPALARTPTFDRIMATCPNATLITHGPDVGLPSGQMGNSEVGHTNIGAGRVVAMDLGQIDLAIENGDFARNPSLLSFIRAMKDSGGTAHVMGVVSDGGVHGHVSHMIAAAGALCAAGVPVVIHALTDGRDVAPRSALAYFETLIAHLPQNARIGTVTGRYYAMDRDNRWDRVQSAFDAITQGKAARADSPQAAVEAAYENGTDDEFIPATIIGDYAGAADGDGFFCLNFRADRAREIMAALADPQFDSFDATARPRWAACMGMAQYSEAHAAYMTTMYKKPELPNTLGAWVAQQGKRQFRLAETEKYPHVTFFLNGGEETASQGEDRYMPKSPNVATYDQQPQMSAGEVTEHFVRAIREGYDLIVVNYANPDMVGHTGDLDAAIAACEAVDAGLAQVMDALEAAGGALILTADHGNCETMIDPDTGGAHTAHTLNPVPVAVVGAGPDARLASGRLADLAPTVLHLMGLPQPQEMTGKSLLS
- a CDS encoding murein hydrolase activator EnvC, with the protein product MIRAFALLLLIWPWAGFAQTAAMTEARAAAKELEAAAAMLDKAEGARDRVQALTETIQAYEKGLGAMRDGLRQAAINEAQLSKKLQSRDGEVAQLFGVLQSIGGNPSPTAFLHPDGPVGTARAGMLLAELSPALNRQADALRRDLEDVKTLRLLQVDAAERLQNGLTQVQAARTELNQAMANRTDLPMRFTADPVRTAILIASTETLDGFASGLSEIVTDEVEPAPVSLKGRIGELALPVQGLILRRAGQADAAGVKRPGIIMATRARAIVTSPTAATIRYTGPLLDFGNVVILEPEARTLFVLAGLEVVYGEAGQVIAAGTPIGLMGQTGAGGATESGAQLSPDRDASGTDRTETLYIEVRRDNIPQDPEAWFRTEKDE